Proteins encoded by one window of Myxocyprinus asiaticus isolate MX2 ecotype Aquarium Trade chromosome 35, UBuf_Myxa_2, whole genome shotgun sequence:
- the LOC127426379 gene encoding probable G-protein coupled receptor 25, with protein MASSTEMALFDVTMSSASDSGTDNYNHDHDLKLNSTDESYYYGPFENEPLPMSHVYIPVLYYIMFFVGFSGNLFVILVIGSRHKRNGRLVDTFVLNLAIADLVFVLTLPLWAVAAGRLEWPFGEALCKISSFIIAVNRFSNIFFLTCMSVDRYLAVVRLMDSQFLRSSNCAQITCGIVWTVSFLLGMPSLVYRGMDVTVCSEDSKSSFVQGMNLLTIFLTFLLPILILGLCYGSILVNLRRHCHAAENSRAGARRRNSLKIVFTIISIFLISWLPFNVFKSIQVILRISRGELNDETIMHIYSGLTLSCCLAFLNSCVNPAIYLFLDQHFRRKAYVLCLTCLGQGDTHQSYISSHSFSNGTSETYPGNTSSHGRLFSLTQKE; from the coding sequence ATGGCAAGCAGCACAGAGATGGCACTCTTTGATGTTACAATGAGCTCGGCAAGTGATTCTGGCACTGACAACTACAACcatgatcatgatttaaagctcaaCTCAACAGATGAATCTTACTACTATGGCCCTTTCGAAAACGAACCGCTGCCCATGTCCCATGTCTACATCCCTGTGCTGTACTACATTATGTTCTTTGTTGGCTTCTCAGGGAACCTGTTTGTCATTTTGGTCATAGGCAGTCGTCATAAGAGAAACGGTCGTCTCGTGGACACCTTTGTACTGAACCTGGCAATTGCTGATCTTGTGTTTGTCCTCACATTGCCACTTTGGGCTGTCGCGGCTGGTCGTCTTGAGTGGCCCTTCGGCGAGGCCCTGTGCAAGATTAGCAGCTTCATCATTGCAGTCAACCGCTTTTCCAACATCTTCTTCCTCACTTGCATGAGCGTGGACCGCTACCTGGCTGTAGTGCGCCTGATGGACTCTCAGTTCCTCCGGAGCAGCAACTGTGCACAAATAACCTGCGGCATTGTGTGGACTGTTTCGTTTCTCCTTGGAATGCCATCGTTGGTGTACCGTGGGATGGACGTCACAGTGTGTTCTGAAGATTCCAAATCCTCTTTTGTTCAAGGAATGAATCTTCTGACAATATTTCTAACATTTCTTCTACCCATTCTGATTCTTGGCCTCTGTTATGGATCAATTTTGGTAAACCTGCGCCGGCATTGTCACGCTGCAGAAAACTCTCGTGCAGGAGCCAGACGGCGAAACTCTCTCAAGATTGTATTCACTATCATTTCAATATTTCTAATCTCCTGGCTTCCTTTCAATGTGTTCAAGAGCATCCAAGTAATCTTACGTATAAGCAGAGGAGAGCTGAATGATGAGACAATAATGCACATTTATAGTGGACTCACACTGTCCTGCTGCCTGGCATTTCTCAACAGTTGTGTAAATCCAGCCATCTACTTGTTCCTGGATCAGCATTTCAGGCGCAAAGCCTATGTTCTGTGTCTTACCTGCCTGGGTCAAGGAGACACACACCAGAGCTACATCTCATCTCATTCTTTTTCTAACGGCACCTCTGAGACCTACCCTGGAAATACGTCTAGCCATGGACGCCTTTTCTCACTTACTCAGAAGGAGTGA